One Benincasa hispida cultivar B227 chromosome 5, ASM972705v1, whole genome shotgun sequence genomic window carries:
- the LOC120078258 gene encoding indole-3-acetic acid-induced protein ARG7-like, whose translation MSTGIAKSNNIRRIVSIRQMLQRWRKKARVTASSRRSGTGDAPSDVPAGHVAICVGSSCRRFVVRATYLNHPIFQKLLLQAEEEYGFTNQGPLAIPCDESVFEEVLRTVSRSDSGRFLNFQDFRRRCHVDSPSSLLRESRPLLFDFADKSVC comes from the coding sequence ATGTCGACCGGAATCGCTAAATCCAACAACATCCGCCGCATCGTTAGCATCCGCCAGATGCTGCAGCGGTGGCGGAAGAAGGCTCGCGTCACCGCCTCTTCTCGACGCTCCGGCACCGGTGATGCTCCGTCGGATGTTCCGGCCGGCCACGTGGCGATCTGTGTAGGAAGCAGTTGTAGAAGGTTCGTCGTTCGAGCTACTTACTTGAATCATCCGATCTTCCAGAAGCTTCTCTTGCAAGCTGAAGAGGAGTACGGATTTACGAACCAAGGTCCTCTTGCGATTCCTTGTGACGAGTCGGTTTTCGAGGAGGTTCTTCGGACTGTTTCCCGGTCTGATTCCGGTCGGTTCTTGAATTTTCAGGATTTTCGCCGCCGCTGCCACGTCGACTCTCCAAGTAGTCTCCTCCGTGAGTCTCGGCCGTTGCTTTTTGATTTCGCCGATAAATCGGTCTGCTAG